Genomic window (Tardiphaga sp. vice304):
CTTTGCCTCTACGCAGACTGGAACCGGGCCCAGCGCTGCGCGAATGGATAATCAAACGGCCAAGCTTTGATGCGTAAGCGGTCGCTATTGCAGCTTTGCGTTGCTGTCGCCGGAATCGTACCTGTCGCGGCAGGAGTAGCAGGGATTCTACTGGGTCCGGAATTCGTCGATACCGCGGTAGGGCCCAGCGCAAACAGCCACTTTCGCTATTTTTTCCGGACTCCTGCCTGGAATCGGCCTTGGCTTTTGGAGCACCATTCCGCGTATCGAAGCTAACGGGGAAAGATTTGAGTTGCTTTCATTCATCGTCGTCACTGGAGGCTTGGCGCGGCTGATTTCTCTTGCGGTAATCGGCCTCCCACCCTTTGGAATAAAGGCCGCCCTGGCAATGAAACTCGGCGTGACACCGTTGCTTTGTCTATGGCAATGACGGGTTGGCCAGAAGGCCGGCCATACAAGTCCGCGTCCAAACAACGTTTCGGATATGCACGGGCAATAGCATTTCTTCCTGATCGCGTCGCCCCTATTTCAATTTCGCCGGTCGCAATCCCAAATCTGGTTGCACCAATTGGTGTTCGCCTTGAAGTTTGATGGCGCGCGCAAGTGTGAGAGCGGCGCTGCAAACATCCTGTTGAAATGCATCATCTTCGTCCAGTGCCTGATGCGAGGTCGCGTAAGGCTCCTCATACCCGATATATCCGTCTTTCTCGGATAATGCTCCGGCCGAGATCATCGCAATGTCCGTC
Coding sequences:
- a CDS encoding DUF4345 family protein: MEANGERFELLSFIVVTGGLARLISLAVIGLPPFGIKAALAMKLGVTPLLCLWQ